The sequence GTCGTCCGCGGGGTTCGGGCTTCGTGTCCACCTGATGCTGTGGTCACGGACGGTCACACTCCGGCGACTCCGGCGGTGACGAGCGCCGCCCCGCCGAGGACGGCGACGGCACCGACCGTCGCGGCCACCTCGTCCCGGCGCGGCGCGAACCGTTCGAGCGTCACGACGGCGGTGACCGCCAGTAGCCAGACCGGGTTCAGCGACCCGGCGGCGACGAGGAGGGCGAACAGCGGCCACGTACAGCGAACGGAACTGCGAGCGCGCTCGACTCCCCGGCGCGCCGCCTCGGAGACCGACGGGTCGCGTCGCAACACCGCCCAACTGCACGGTTCGAGCGCCGCGCGCTTGGCGGGCGTGAGCTGGTAGAGTCCGGCGAGAATCGCGGTCGTGCCGACGACGAACGCGCCGTGCCGGTCGGCGAGCGCGCCGAGGTCCACCGTCGCGTCCACCGCGAGCGGGACGACTCCGGTCGCGGTCCAGACCAGACTGTACGCGCCGAGCAACGCGGCGGCGACTCGCCACTTCTGGACCGCCGGTCCCCGAACCGTTCCGAGGTAGCGCCCGAGGAACGGGACCAGCGCGGGGTATGTCGCCGTCGAGGTCACGAGGCCCCACACGAGGAGGTACCCGAGGAGGCCCGCGAGACCGCCGTGGGTCCCCATCGCTTCGAGGCCACCGGGGTCGCTCGCGGCCTCGACCGCAGGGGCGACTCCTCGGTAGAGGAGGGTCCACAGCAGGACGGCGACGGTCGCCACGGCGACCGGTACGTCCGGCGGGTCCGAGAGTCCGCGGAGGTGGCCGGAGAACTGTGCGCGCGCTTCGGTGACTGTCGTCGGGATGTCTCGTTTCATGTGTCGAGAAGTGAACTGTCGTCGGCCGTCTACGGTCGTCGGCCGACGGAGGTGGCCGTCGGCAGTGGCCGATTGGAATCGGTCGTCGGGTCGATGCTCCGGGGTCGCGCGTTCGTCAGCGAGCGTGGGACGGTCGCTCTCCCTTCGGCGTGAACGCGCCCGGCGCGGACGTTCGCTTGACGACCGTGGCGACGCGCACGACGAACGCGAACAGGATGGCTAGCGGACTGAACGCGACCGCGAGCGAGACCGTCACGAGCAACAGCAGGGCGGTCTCGCTGATGGCTGGCGGGTAGCCGCTCGCGTATATCATGACCACCAGCGTCGAGGTGAGGAACGCCGCGGTGCCGCTGTAGGCGAGCAACCGCGAGAGGTGGGCCAACTCCTGCTGGAGGTAGATTATCTTGAAGTACTGGCGGGTCACGTCCAGCGAGACCAGCGCCGACTGAAGCTCCTCCAGCAGGTCGTCGGCCGCGTCGGGGAGCGTCCCGTCGAACCGCGCGCGGAGCCGCCGAATCCGGTTGAACTGCCCGGAGTAGTCGTCGTTCATCACCGGCGACAGCACGGCGAAGACGGGCAGGTCCGGCGTCCGGACCTCCTCGGCGATGCGGTCCGATTGGGCGGCGACTCGCTCGGCGAAGGCGTCGAGTTCCGCGCTCGTCCGGTCGTCGCCCGCCTCGTCGGCGACCGACTGGAGCGCTACCGCCCGGTCGCCCATCTCGTTGGCGACGAGTCGCAAGAAAGCGGCCGGGTCGGTCGGACCTACTCTCACGTCGGTCGCTAGCTCCTCGACGCGAAGGCGGAACTCGTGGACGCTGTCGATGCGGTCCCGGAGGGACTCGGGCGTCCCGAACAGCCGCGAGACGGTGAGTTGGTTCACCGCGATGACCAGCGGGATGAACGAGAACAGGCCCGCGATGATGGTGCTGAACATCGTCGTGACGAAACTGCTCTCGCGGACGCCGATGACGTTCGTCAGTCCGAGGGTGAGCGACCCGACGAAGATGCCGAGGACCATCACCGCGACGATGGTCCAGCGGTCGCCGTCGAGGAGCAACCATCGACGCGCCCGACGCTGATTGCCGTCGTCGCGGGCGTAGGCGACCCCGATGCGGAGTCCGGCGAGCGCGACGCTCCCCGCGATGGCGAGAAAGCGCGCGAGGACTCGGAGCGCGGTCGCCAGCACGCCGACGAGCGTGTCGAAGTTCGTGTTCTCGGCGTCCGACTCCGGTGGCCTCTCGTCCGCGCCCGACTCCGGCGGTCTCTCGTCCGCGCCTGACTCCGGCGGTCGGTCGTCGGGGGTGATGTCGTCGGGGGTGTCGTTGTCGGGAGGAGATTCGTCGGGAGCGTCGTCGTCGCGGGTCATCGAATCACTCCCGTCAACAGCGGCAGGGTGGTACCGTCCAACTCGGTGAGGAACGTCGCCAGTCCGACCGTCAGCGCGACCAGCAACAGCACGCGCTTGAGCATCCGGCTCCGGGTCTCGCGGAGCGCCCGCCAGTCGGTCGGGTGGTAGCCCAAGTACCACAGGCAGACGATGGCCGCGGCGTTTATCGAGAAGATGTTGACCAGCACGACCGCGCTCGACCCGAGGACGACCGTCGGGTGCGCCCACGCGATGGCGACGCCGACGACGCCGATTGGCGGCATGATGGCCGCGGCTATCATCACCCCGACCAGCGACGTGAGGCCGCTAGTCGAGAGACTGACCGCGCCCGCCATGCCCGCACAGAGCGCGACCGCGACCAGCAGGAACGTCGGCGACGTGTGGTTGCTGGTCGCCAGACTCGACTGGATGTTCACCGCGGAACTCGGGACCGCGAACGCCTTGACGACCAGCGCGAACGCGACCGAACTGGCGAGCGCGACGACGAGACCGGTCATCTGGTACTTCGTACTCTCGACGAAGAGGCCCTCGTCGTAGATGACCGTCGCGGCGCTGGTCGCCATCGACGGCCCGAGGAGGGGCGCGATGACCATCGCGCCGACCATTACCGGCAGGGAGTCCAGCAGGACGCCCGCGGTGGCGACGGTGGCGCTGATGGCGGTCATCAGGACGTATATCAGGAACTGCGGGAGGAGGTCGGCGGCCTTCGAGTGGAGTTCGTCGCGCGCGACGCGCTGGCGACTCACGGACTCGATTTCCGCGTCAGAAATCCACGCCTCCTCGAAGCCGCCGGAGACTATCGTCTTGGTGTTGACGACGACGGTGTAGCGGTCGTCGCTCAGGTCGAGGTCGGCCAACCGGCGCTGGACCGTCTCGACCGCGCGAACCGGCAACAGGAGTTTGATGATGGCCGACGACTCGGTGTCGCTGGCGTCGTCGGTGACCACGTAGTCGAGGTCGCGCTCCTCGAACAGGCCGACGATTCGTTCGCGGGCGTCCGCGGACAGTGCGAGTATCTCGACGAGTCGCATATCTTTCCTGACCATGCTACGGTTCGCGCCTCGGAGTCGGCGGTGGAAGCGAACGCCCGAAGTCGCCGCGACGGCCCGCTCCGCGGCCGCGGTCACAGGAGTCGCAACTCATCGGATTCGATTCGGTCGGCGTCCTCGAACGCGCGTCGGTACAGTTCGGCGACTCGGTGTCGTATCTCCTCCAGTCGGTCGGCGTTCGTCTCGGTGCAGCCGACGGCGCAGTACGCCGCCACGCCATCGCCGACTTCCGACTCGTATCGCAGGTCGCCAGCGCAGTCGGGACACCGCGGTTCGACGTGGCTGTTCATCCACTCCACGTCGTATCCGACGCGAGCGAGGCGTTCGCCGACCGCGTACCAGAGGTAGAGGTCCCAGCCGGTCCGACTGCTCGCGGTCCGTTTGAGCCGGACGAAACTGAGCGCGACTTTCGAGTACAACTCCTCGTCGGCGTCGTGATGCCGCCGGTGACAGTTACGGAAGTGGTTGAACAGCGCGACGCGCGACGAGCGCATCGCGCCGGTGGTCAGTTCGCCGTCGGGCCGGGTCGCTCCTTCGTGGCGGTCACGCGTCGGATGGTGCGTGACCCGACCGTATTCGTCGTAGTGCCGTTCGTCTGAGAGCGGTGCGCCACTCTTCGGACAGAATGCGTACGTTCCTTTCATAATTATCTACACAAATCACGCTGTTCGGTCGGGGGTCATCTCCGTTCGCGCCGAACGGTCGCCCGGACCGAGCGTCCGGCGAATGATACCGGCCGAAATCCTAAAAAACGTGATTATTGTGCAGATAAAATCTTTATTTCAGTTGTAAATTCTATATATTAAATTTATAGTTTACAATGGTTAACGTTCAAGTGGTTACTCCAACGACTTTTGAATAGCGCGCCGACTACGGTTTCGGACCGGGACCGTTCGACCGGTCGAACGGACTCGACTGTCGAAGCTCTCGGCGCGATGGAATTTTAACTTCTATACGCTAAAATTACGCACGCTCTCCCGTTATTAACTCGGTCCGAGTTTATCTTCGAGATGCGATGCAAAGCCACGAACTCAGCGTCACCGGTATGTCGTGCAAGAGCTGTGAACGAATCGTCGAGCAGGAACTGACCGCGCTTTCGGGCGTCGCGTCCGTCTCCGCCGACAGTAGCTCCGGAACCGTCACCGTCGAAGGTGACGAGGAGTCCCTCGACGCGGCGACGGAAGCCGTCGCCGACATCGGCTACAGCGTCGAACAGTAGACCGACCGGCGTCTCTTTTTTCCGCGACGCGTCCCGGTCGCTCGTCGGGAGTCGGACGCTCGCCGGTCGCGACGCGACTCGCTGTCGAGCGGTCGAGCGAGACCCACCGCCGGGCGACGAGACAGTACAAAAAGGAGGAGCGGCCGCAGTCACGTCAGCGGGACTGCAACGACGGACGACGGTGGGTTACGAAGGATCGCAGGCGTCGGGACGCCGGTCGGCGACCGGCGATTCGGCGGGCGACCTACGTCGTCGTCTCACCGCCCGTCGAGGAGTCGCCGGTCGTCGCGCCGTCGGTCGTCCCGTCCCCGTCGGTCCCGTCGCCGGTCT is a genomic window of Halorussus salinus containing:
- a CDS encoding copper chaperone, with the translated sequence MKRDIPTTVTEARAQFSGHLRGLSDPPDVPVAVATVAVLLWTLLYRGVAPAVEAASDPGGLEAMGTHGGLAGLLGYLLVWGLVTSTATYPALVPFLGRYLGTVRGPAVQKWRVAAALLGAYSLVWTATGVVPLAVDATVDLGALADRHGAFVVGTTAILAGLYQLTPAKRAALEPCSWAVLRRDPSVSEAARRGVERARSSVRCTWPLFALLVAAGSLNPVWLLAVTAVVTLERFAPRRDEVAATVGAVAVLGGAALVTAGVAGV
- a CDS encoding TIGR00341 family protein yields the protein MVRKDMRLVEILALSADARERIVGLFEERDLDYVVTDDASDTESSAIIKLLLPVRAVETVQRRLADLDLSDDRYTVVVNTKTIVSGGFEEAWISDAEIESVSRQRVARDELHSKAADLLPQFLIYVLMTAISATVATAGVLLDSLPVMVGAMVIAPLLGPSMATSAATVIYDEGLFVESTKYQMTGLVVALASSVAFALVVKAFAVPSSAVNIQSSLATSNHTSPTFLLVAVALCAGMAGAVSLSTSGLTSLVGVMIAAAIMPPIGVVGVAIAWAHPTVVLGSSAVVLVNIFSINAAAIVCLWYLGYHPTDWRALRETRSRMLKRVLLLVALTVGLATFLTELDGTTLPLLTGVIR
- a CDS encoding heavy-metal-associated domain-containing protein, whose protein sequence is MQSHELSVTGMSCKSCERIVEQELTALSGVASVSADSSSGTVTVEGDEESLDAATEAVADIGYSVEQ